From a region of the Streptomyces sp. NBC_00193 genome:
- a CDS encoding NAD(P)H oxidoreductase, with amino-acid sequence MSAALVVLAHPRGDSLTAQLARRAVARLEADGHTVDVLDLHAEGFDPRMGTEDEPDWSDPDKEYSAETRAHMDRIAAAEILVVVFPLWWFGLPAILKGWIDRVWNNGFAYGLRTPLLKGKRMVWIPLVSYPEAKFKELGWDGPVDEPSAAGWKGRPASLGTTTDAAGIGVRGYPGCSMVRQANSRLPASSATGSVPASSTRPW; translated from the coding sequence ATGAGCGCCGCCCTGGTCGTCCTGGCCCACCCCCGCGGCGATTCCCTCACCGCCCAGCTCGCCCGCCGTGCCGTGGCCCGGCTGGAGGCCGACGGTCACACGGTCGACGTGCTCGATCTGCACGCCGAGGGCTTCGACCCCCGGATGGGCACGGAGGACGAGCCGGACTGGTCGGATCCCGACAAGGAGTACTCCGCCGAGACCCGGGCCCACATGGACCGGATCGCCGCCGCCGAGATCCTCGTGGTCGTCTTCCCGCTCTGGTGGTTCGGTCTGCCGGCCATCCTGAAGGGCTGGATCGACCGGGTCTGGAACAACGGCTTCGCCTACGGGCTCCGAACCCCGCTCCTGAAGGGCAAGCGGATGGTCTGGATCCCGCTGGTGAGCTACCCGGAGGCGAAGTTCAAGGAGCTGGGCTGGGACGGGCCGGTGGACGAGCCGTCCGCCGCCGGATGGAAGGGCCGTCCGGCGTCCTTGGGCACCACCACCGATGCGGCCGGCATCGGCGTCCGCGGATACCCAGGCTGCTCGATGGTCCGGCAGGCGAACAGCCGGCTCCCCGCGTCCTCGGCGACAGGATCGGTTCCCGCTAGTTCGACGCGCCCGTGGTAG
- a CDS encoding ROK family protein: MGVDIGGTKLLMLAEGQDLDAPLTRRLATGPSVGPAEIEAAIRAFLIDNALKPTALGIAVPGLVENGQVRISDVLPQLTGWTGIGIDGAPQLLVNDIRGALAQESAGLSKASSAAVIVCGTAVGSAYLCEGRVVRGSRGWAGEIGSMPIPTPQGVKRLDDLAGGGAIVRAVGAHPEQIHAALAAGDTRTQRIVNAAGETLGLAIASLVNILNPDVVRIAGGTLGFAGYWDTAVATAHTHALPELWDVCTVDRIQAAELVVARGAMRLAAAAIDDQAWVRQYV, from the coding sequence GTGGGCGTCGACATCGGTGGTACCAAGTTGCTCATGCTCGCAGAGGGGCAGGATCTTGATGCGCCGCTCACTCGGCGCCTGGCCACGGGTCCCTCGGTCGGGCCCGCCGAGATCGAAGCCGCTATCCGGGCCTTCCTCATCGACAACGCCTTGAAGCCGACGGCACTGGGGATCGCCGTGCCAGGTCTCGTCGAGAACGGGCAGGTCAGGATTTCCGACGTGTTGCCCCAGCTCACGGGCTGGACGGGGATAGGCATCGACGGCGCCCCACAGTTGCTCGTCAATGACATCCGAGGCGCGCTCGCGCAGGAGTCGGCCGGCCTCTCCAAGGCCTCGTCCGCTGCGGTGATCGTCTGTGGGACTGCAGTGGGCTCGGCCTACCTGTGCGAAGGACGGGTCGTCCGCGGCTCGCGAGGATGGGCCGGAGAGATCGGCAGCATGCCCATCCCGACGCCACAGGGTGTCAAACGCCTCGACGACCTCGCCGGCGGCGGTGCGATCGTACGTGCGGTCGGCGCCCATCCGGAACAGATCCATGCCGCGCTCGCCGCTGGCGATACTCGGACACAGCGCATCGTCAATGCCGCTGGTGAGACGCTCGGGCTCGCCATCGCATCACTGGTCAACATCCTCAACCCGGATGTCGTACGGATCGCCGGCGGCACCCTCGGATTTGCGGGCTACTGGGACACCGCCGTAGCGACGGCACACACCCACGCCCTACCGGAGTTGTGGGACGTCTGCACCGTCGACCGAATCCAAGCCGCCGAACTGGTCGTTGCCCGAGGGGCCATGCGGCTCGCCGCCGCAGCCATCGACGACCAAGCATGGGTCCGGCAATACGTCTGA
- a CDS encoding PAS domain-containing protein, giving the protein MTASGRSETADDLLAALLDGMDAALCAFDADGVITHWNREAERILGWSAGEAVGRKGFAGWAVRAADAQDVQDRLMAAQDVPGRQVHEFALLTKDGGRVLVRTQSAGVPGADGKPAGVYCAFSEVHAQIDLERSIALSEALMEDASWGVVLVDVDLRPAVVNVHAARAFGSGRTMLLGRPLGELLAQGVEELEGALQHVLAEGAPPAPAELWVSVRGPEGVRRRCWRCGFLRLASPLAEEPVPLGVALLFQDVTEARQAQLDTAQLRFRSHQLYRAGRAAAECEDPAEAAAVRLEFALAGFAEHALVDVLDPLREPEPARLLRWAASPPGLPGLPEPGAIPVRYAAGHPALQALDRVGSVRASAPLGQADGAWAGTRRWPEGAAHALCTVLRSRGRSLGTLTFLRGPSRAAFERADAAYAEEVAARVAADLDLAGGGYGDGRTGPGAP; this is encoded by the coding sequence GTGACTGCATCCGGACGTAGTGAGACCGCCGACGATCTGCTCGCAGCGCTGCTGGACGGGATGGACGCGGCCTTGTGCGCGTTCGATGCCGATGGCGTGATCACCCACTGGAACCGTGAGGCCGAGCGGATCCTCGGGTGGTCGGCCGGGGAGGCCGTGGGGCGCAAGGGGTTCGCGGGGTGGGCCGTTCGGGCCGCCGACGCGCAGGACGTGCAGGACAGACTCATGGCCGCCCAGGACGTGCCGGGGCGGCAGGTGCACGAGTTCGCGCTGCTGACCAAGGACGGCGGGCGGGTGCTCGTGCGGACCCAGTCCGCCGGGGTGCCGGGCGCCGACGGGAAGCCGGCCGGGGTGTACTGCGCCTTCAGCGAGGTGCACGCGCAGATCGACCTGGAGCGTTCCATCGCCCTGAGCGAGGCGCTGATGGAGGACGCCTCCTGGGGCGTCGTGCTCGTGGACGTGGACCTGCGGCCGGCCGTGGTCAACGTCCATGCCGCCCGCGCCTTCGGGTCCGGCCGCACCATGCTGCTCGGGCGGCCGCTGGGGGAGCTGCTGGCGCAGGGGGTGGAGGAGCTGGAGGGGGCCCTGCAGCACGTGCTGGCCGAGGGCGCGCCCCCGGCGCCCGCGGAGCTGTGGGTGTCCGTACGGGGCCCCGAGGGCGTGCGGCGGCGGTGCTGGCGGTGCGGGTTCCTGCGGCTGGCGTCGCCGCTCGCGGAGGAACCCGTACCGCTCGGGGTCGCGCTGCTGTTCCAGGACGTCACCGAGGCCCGCCAGGCGCAGCTGGACACGGCGCAGCTGCGGTTCCGGTCCCATCAGCTGTACCGGGCCGGGCGGGCCGCCGCCGAGTGCGAGGACCCGGCCGAGGCGGCGGCCGTGCGGCTGGAGTTCGCGCTGGCGGGCTTCGCCGAGCACGCGCTGGTGGACGTACTGGACCCGCTACGGGAACCGGAGCCCGCGCGGCTGCTGCGCTGGGCGGCGTCCCCGCCCGGCCTGCCGGGGCTGCCCGAGCCCGGGGCGATCCCGGTGCGCTACGCGGCCGGGCACCCGGCGCTGCAGGCGCTGGACCGGGTCGGGTCGGTGCGGGCCAGCGCCCCGCTCGGGCAGGCCGACGGGGCGTGGGCGGGCACCCGGCGCTGGCCCGAGGGAGCGGCGCACGCCCTGTGCACGGTCCTGCGCAGCCGGGGCCGGAGCCTGGGGACGCTGACGTTCCTGCGGGGGCCGTCCAGGGCCGCCTTCGAGCGTGCGGACGCGGCGTACGCGGAGGAGGTGGCGGCCCGCGTCGCGGCGGATCTGGACCTGGCGGGCGGCGGGTACGGAGATGGTAGGACCGGCCCGGGGGCACCCTAG
- a CDS encoding transposase yields MLAAQKPRKFRGKNKVPKWVKPESGQVSVMVLPLAVTNPGDLARLEKLFGAMWSIKRAVQRDARASVDAFWCAKRERDGHGAKVVRQRVGLAREMLERCAYKHLEGSGHLKHHVSKALAMHMADEVWNGVQRHLFPDATGQRFGRPKVGNWYDFTRIPGRARSHTTANKWETFRLVGTLDGHAAAYSRGGRRSLDQPRRMPVPALPAGKLTASDERGARKATWWDHAGPLAVVFAGGPASSAGDLVLPVRLPQGPGQWPRVQHFLTSRDRWHKIDLVRRRKASAPGGWVYEAHLVILGPGYSAPSVRDMREKAAGLGRVGGVDGNVSNLSVVSFPAGLDSAAGKPVSTEITLTEGERTLLAKQAKEKRGRARALERSRRATNNAQYGLSKKQAKRAARRAENGLKPKVVAVPGGPRAARSDGVPKQAYRGDRLSNGYRDQRAHRAEHAARVADHRRHRARIVAREIIATHGPVLVIEDCDIRTWYRLWGKRLSQTTPGMLIAALKVECEAAGGRLVRASTWSTALSQHCLCGERVSKTLRDREHNCDACGLTGKRDLVSAALAAFVRFKDADDPKTAYLDTTQSRHAQIVYAQALEEALRESTTPCPKPVRGPGRVAVPGQQRRGTSAPRTVGRRSRATPDETRPVRDHVGKPGSRPDCTQLTLWGELWDKS; encoded by the coding sequence ATGCTGGCTGCCCAGAAGCCACGGAAGTTCCGGGGGAAGAACAAGGTCCCGAAGTGGGTCAAGCCCGAGAGCGGGCAGGTTTCGGTCATGGTGCTGCCGCTGGCCGTCACCAACCCCGGCGACCTGGCACGGCTGGAGAAGCTGTTCGGCGCGATGTGGAGCATCAAGCGAGCTGTCCAACGCGACGCTCGCGCCAGCGTGGATGCCTTCTGGTGTGCGAAGCGCGAGAGGGATGGCCACGGGGCGAAGGTCGTACGGCAGCGCGTCGGTCTCGCGCGCGAGATGTTGGAGCGGTGCGCGTACAAGCACCTCGAAGGCTCTGGGCATCTCAAGCACCACGTCTCCAAGGCCTTGGCCATGCACATGGCCGATGAGGTGTGGAATGGGGTGCAGCGGCACCTGTTCCCGGATGCGACGGGCCAACGGTTCGGCCGTCCAAAGGTCGGCAACTGGTACGACTTCACCCGGATTCCGGGCCGTGCGCGATCTCACACGACCGCCAACAAATGGGAGACCTTCCGTCTTGTCGGCACGTTGGACGGCCACGCCGCGGCCTATTCCAGGGGTGGTCGGCGCTCTCTCGACCAGCCGCGCAGGATGCCGGTACCAGCCCTGCCCGCGGGCAAGCTGACCGCCTCGGATGAGCGGGGCGCGCGGAAGGCGACGTGGTGGGACCACGCCGGCCCGCTGGCGGTCGTCTTCGCCGGTGGTCCGGCGTCCAGTGCCGGTGACCTGGTGCTGCCTGTGCGGCTGCCACAGGGGCCCGGCCAGTGGCCGCGGGTGCAGCACTTCCTGACCAGCCGGGACCGTTGGCACAAGATAGACCTCGTACGCCGTCGGAAGGCATCCGCGCCTGGCGGCTGGGTGTACGAGGCTCACCTGGTGATCCTCGGCCCCGGGTACAGCGCACCCAGCGTGCGGGACATGCGCGAGAAGGCTGCTGGGCTCGGGCGTGTGGGCGGGGTGGACGGCAACGTCTCCAACCTCTCCGTCGTTTCCTTCCCCGCCGGCCTCGACTCGGCAGCCGGTAAGCCGGTGTCCACCGAGATCACGCTCACCGAGGGAGAGCGCACCCTGCTGGCCAAGCAGGCGAAGGAGAAGCGCGGCCGGGCGCGGGCGCTGGAGCGCTCCCGGCGGGCCACCAACAACGCGCAGTACGGCCTGTCGAAGAAGCAGGCCAAGCGCGCCGCCCGCCGCGCCGAGAACGGCCTCAAGCCCAAGGTGGTCGCCGTGCCGGGTGGTCCCCGTGCCGCCCGTTCCGATGGGGTGCCGAAGCAGGCATATCGGGGCGACCGGCTCTCGAACGGCTACCGGGATCAGCGAGCCCATCGGGCCGAACACGCCGCCCGGGTCGCCGACCACCGCAGGCACCGCGCCCGCATTGTGGCCCGCGAGATCATCGCCACCCACGGTCCCGTGCTCGTGATCGAGGACTGCGACATCCGCACCTGGTACCGACTGTGGGGCAAACGCCTCTCGCAGACCACACCGGGCATGCTGATCGCCGCCCTCAAGGTCGAGTGCGAGGCTGCTGGCGGCAGGCTCGTACGGGCCTCTACCTGGAGTACAGCCCTGTCACAGCACTGCCTGTGCGGGGAACGGGTCTCCAAGACACTGCGGGACCGCGAGCACAACTGCGATGCCTGTGGCCTCACCGGCAAGCGGGACCTTGTCTCCGCCGCCCTCGCGGCATTCGTCCGCTTCAAGGATGCGGACGACCCCAAGACCGCGTACCTGGACACCACGCAGTCCAGGCACGCACAGATCGTCTACGCGCAAGCGCTAGAAGAGGCGCTGCGGGAGTCAACCACACCGTGCCCGAAACCCGTACGCGGGCCGGGTCGCGTGGCAGTCCCAGGGCAGCAACGCCGTGGGACCTCTGCTCCCCGAACCGTCGGAAGGCGGAGCCGAGCGACCCCGGATGAGACACGCCCTGTGCGTGACCACGTCGGAAAGCCCGGCTCACGCCCCGACTGCACCCAGCTCACCCTCTGGGGTGAGCTGTGGGACAAGTCTTAG
- a CDS encoding alpha/beta fold hydrolase, which yields MVRRLDVTGADGVRLAAWEFCEAAAEREPDPSPSGEPAALLLHGLMGRAFHWAGTARWLGASRRVVALDQRGHGQSERPPTSGPGSSVAYGREAFVADAEAAVEQLGLAPVTLIGHSMGALTAWQLAARRPDLVAALVICDMRASALGEASQQEWEEWFRHWPLPFPTQDAARRWFGEDDPRVERPDPGRGEFFAEVMHQADDGWRPLFSRRQMLTARETWVHDAHWEELAQVRCPTLVVRGLDGELGRAEAQEMVRVLPAGQYAEIPDAGHYLHYDHPTAWRAAVEPFLEGIKASA from the coding sequence GTGGTACGACGCCTCGATGTGACGGGGGCCGACGGCGTACGCCTGGCGGCCTGGGAGTTCTGCGAAGCGGCCGCGGAGCGCGAGCCGGATCCGTCGCCGTCGGGTGAGCCCGCGGCCCTCTTACTGCACGGCCTGATGGGCCGTGCCTTCCACTGGGCGGGCACCGCCCGCTGGCTCGGCGCGAGCCGCCGCGTCGTGGCCCTCGACCAGCGCGGCCACGGCCAGAGCGAGCGCCCCCCGACCTCCGGCCCCGGCAGCTCCGTCGCCTACGGACGCGAGGCCTTCGTGGCCGACGCCGAAGCGGCCGTCGAGCAGCTCGGCCTCGCGCCGGTGACGCTGATCGGCCATTCCATGGGCGCCCTCACGGCCTGGCAGCTCGCGGCCCGCCGCCCCGACCTCGTGGCGGCCCTGGTCATCTGCGACATGCGGGCGTCGGCCCTCGGCGAGGCCTCGCAGCAGGAGTGGGAGGAATGGTTCCGCCACTGGCCGCTGCCGTTCCCCACGCAGGACGCCGCGCGGCGCTGGTTCGGCGAGGACGACCCGCGGGTGGAGCGCCCGGATCCCGGCCGGGGAGAGTTCTTCGCCGAGGTGATGCACCAGGCGGACGACGGCTGGCGCCCGCTGTTCTCGCGCCGCCAGATGCTGACCGCGCGGGAGACGTGGGTGCACGACGCGCACTGGGAGGAGCTCGCCCAGGTCCGCTGCCCGACGCTGGTCGTCCGCGGCCTGGACGGCGAACTGGGCCGGGCGGAGGCCCAGGAGATGGTCCGCGTCCTGCCGGCCGGCCAGTACGCGGAGATCCCGGACGCCGGCCACTACCTCCACTACGACCACCCGACGGCGTGGCGCGCGGCGGTGGAGCCGTTCCTGGAGGGCATCAAAGCCTCGGCGTGA
- a CDS encoding transporter codes for MSTSAAPAAPATPAAPAASVSITPVFVRLKLSLLRNGLKGSPARKAAYFGALAFALFIAFLAVLGLVALRGNAHAGTVVALLATIMALCWTFVPLFFATGDETLDPSRLVMLPLRPRPLIQALLASSLIGIGPLFTLCLAIGSVIAVARGAAGLVAAVLAVPLLLVGCVTLARAVATANVRLLTSRKGRDLALLSGLLIAIGAQVANLAVARLAEPGGLDRLEPAGEVLRWLPPAAAVGMVDSASEGSYGIAAAQLLITVAALGLLLWYWERGLTKLMVTPDGSTIVAAKDHKKNPAGGGRSFLPDNRTGAAAQRSLRYMWRDPKTKSASVSALALGLIIPVVNALQGGGSVYLACFASGMLGLQMYNQFGQDTSAFWMVAQTISSTREAYLELRARALALALITVPFTVLVAAVTAGLVGNWAGLPAGLGLALALLGSMLCTGALSSAFFPYSIPTDGAFKNVAPGQGALAWTSLLLGMLASALISSPLIGLAIYFSATDQQSAAWILLPLGVAWGTLASWAGLRLAAPTVARKLPEILLAVSKG; via the coding sequence ATGAGCACCTCCGCGGCGCCGGCCGCACCGGCCACGCCCGCCGCACCCGCCGCGTCCGTCAGCATCACCCCGGTCTTCGTCCGGCTCAAGCTGTCGCTGCTGCGCAACGGACTCAAGGGCTCCCCGGCGCGCAAGGCCGCCTACTTCGGCGCCCTCGCCTTCGCGCTCTTCATCGCCTTCCTCGCCGTGCTCGGCCTCGTCGCGCTGCGCGGCAACGCGCACGCCGGCACGGTCGTCGCCCTGCTGGCGACGATCATGGCCCTCTGCTGGACCTTCGTCCCGCTGTTCTTCGCCACCGGCGACGAGACGCTCGACCCGAGCCGGCTGGTCATGCTGCCGCTGCGCCCGCGTCCGCTCATCCAGGCCCTGCTGGCCTCCTCGCTCATCGGCATCGGGCCGCTGTTCACGCTCTGCCTGGCCATCGGCTCCGTGATCGCCGTCGCACGGGGCGCCGCGGGCCTGGTGGCCGCCGTGCTGGCCGTACCACTGCTGCTCGTCGGCTGCGTGACGCTGGCCCGGGCGGTCGCGACCGCCAACGTACGGCTCCTGACCAGCCGCAAGGGGCGCGACCTCGCGCTGCTCAGCGGCCTGCTGATCGCGATCGGCGCGCAGGTGGCGAACCTCGCGGTCGCGCGGCTGGCCGAGCCGGGCGGCCTGGACCGGCTGGAGCCCGCCGGGGAGGTCCTGCGCTGGCTGCCGCCGGCGGCGGCCGTCGGGATGGTGGACTCCGCGAGCGAGGGCTCGTACGGGATCGCCGCGGCCCAGCTCCTCATCACGGTCGCGGCCCTCGGGCTGCTGCTCTGGTACTGGGAGCGCGGCCTGACCAAGCTGATGGTCACCCCGGACGGTTCGACGATCGTGGCCGCCAAGGACCACAAGAAGAACCCGGCCGGCGGCGGCCGGTCCTTCCTGCCGGACAACCGTACGGGCGCGGCCGCCCAGCGCTCGCTGCGCTACATGTGGCGCGACCCGAAAACGAAGTCGGCGTCGGTGTCGGCCCTGGCGCTCGGTCTGATCATCCCGGTCGTCAACGCCCTCCAGGGGGGCGGCTCGGTGTACCTGGCCTGCTTCGCCTCGGGCATGCTCGGCCTCCAGATGTACAACCAGTTCGGGCAGGACACCTCGGCGTTCTGGATGGTCGCGCAGACCATCTCCAGCACCCGGGAGGCGTACCTGGAGCTGCGCGCCCGCGCCCTGGCCCTCGCGCTGATCACCGTGCCCTTCACGGTGCTGGTCGCGGCGGTCACCGCCGGACTGGTCGGCAACTGGGCCGGTCTGCCGGCCGGCCTGGGCCTGGCCCTGGCCCTGCTCGGCTCGATGCTGTGCACGGGGGCCCTGTCGTCCGCCTTCTTCCCGTACTCGATCCCGACCGACGGCGCCTTCAAGAACGTCGCCCCGGGCCAGGGCGCCCTGGCGTGGACGAGCCTCCTCCTCGGCATGCTCGCCTCGGCACTGATCAGCTCCCCGCTGATCGGCCTGGCCATCTACTTCAGCGCCACGGACCAGCAGTCCGCGGCCTGGATCCTGCTCCCCCTGGGCGTGGCCTGGGGCACGCTCGCCAGCTGGGCCGGCCTGCGCCTCGCGGCCCCGACGGTGGCGCGCAAGCTCCCCGAGATCCTGCTGGCCGTCAGCAAGGGCTGA
- a CDS encoding AlpA family transcriptional regulator: MAATIPGFYGAQQAADHLGVSIKSIYNLNNADNDFPTAIYVGRTPLWPVDQLDAWRKRHPTRNKS, translated from the coding sequence ATGGCAGCAACGATCCCCGGCTTCTACGGCGCCCAACAGGCCGCCGACCACCTCGGCGTCAGCATCAAAAGCATCTACAACCTCAACAATGCGGACAACGACTTCCCAACAGCCATCTATGTCGGCAGAACCCCACTGTGGCCCGTCGACCAGCTCGACGCCTGGCGGAAACGCCACCCCACCCGCAACAAGTCGTAA
- a CDS encoding SIS domain-containing protein — translation MSESKLAGQFFDAAIGLLERVRDEESARINEAGTVIADAVAAGNKLFAFGAGHSSLPAQDVVYRAGGLALMNFLAVPGTVGIDVMPATLGSALERVDGLAGAVLDSSPASDGDVLVIISLSGRNALPVEMAMNARAIGLKVIGVTSVAYATDTKSRHVSGTFLKDHCDIVLDSKIAVGDAELTHEGIEAPFAPASTVVTSAIMQAVMAAAAGELVDRGVEPPLLRSGNVDGGHEWNGRVMQEYGDRIFFRH, via the coding sequence ATGAGCGAGAGCAAGCTGGCCGGTCAGTTCTTCGACGCCGCGATCGGTCTGCTGGAGCGGGTACGGGACGAGGAGTCCGCCCGCATCAACGAGGCCGGCACCGTCATCGCCGACGCCGTGGCCGCCGGGAACAAGCTCTTCGCCTTCGGCGCCGGGCACTCCTCGCTCCCCGCTCAGGACGTGGTCTACCGGGCCGGCGGGCTCGCCCTGATGAACTTCCTCGCCGTCCCCGGCACGGTCGGCATCGACGTCATGCCCGCCACCCTCGGCAGTGCCCTGGAGCGCGTCGACGGCCTCGCCGGGGCGGTCCTGGACAGCAGCCCGGCCAGTGACGGCGACGTCCTCGTGATCATCTCCCTCTCCGGGCGCAACGCGCTGCCGGTCGAGATGGCCATGAACGCCCGCGCGATCGGCCTCAAGGTCATCGGCGTCACCTCGGTGGCCTACGCGACCGACACCAAGTCCCGCCACGTCTCCGGAACCTTCCTCAAGGACCACTGCGACATCGTCCTCGACAGCAAGATCGCGGTCGGCGACGCCGAGCTCACCCACGAAGGCATCGAGGCCCCCTTCGCCCCCGCCTCCACCGTCGTGACCAGCGCGATCATGCAGGCCGTCATGGCCGCGGCGGCCGGCGAGCTCGTCGACCGCGGGGTCGAACCGCCGCTCCTGCGCTCGGGCAACGTCGACGGCGGCCACGAGTGGAACGGCCGCGTCATGCAGGAGTACGGCGACCGCATCTTCTTCCGCCACTAA
- a CDS encoding ABC transporter ATP-binding protein, with protein MPDQGVATGGTDGTGGGVRPAPSAAPAVRVEGLWKRFGEQVAVSGIDLELPAGQFVGLVGPNGAGKTTTLSMVTGLLRPDMGRVIVAGHDVWADPVEVKSRIGVLPEGLRLFERLSGRELLGYMGRLRGLPGRETDSRATQLLEILDLAGSQNKLIVDYSTGMRKKIGLAAALLHNPEVLFLDEPFEGVDPVSAQTIRGVLERYTSSGATVVFSSHVMELVESLCDWVAVMAAGRIRAAGTLADVRGDAPSLQAAFLELVGAQGRATGESLDWLGGGAAGNGAGVR; from the coding sequence ATGCCGGACCAGGGCGTTGCGACGGGCGGGACGGACGGAACGGGCGGCGGTGTGCGACCCGCACCGTCCGCCGCACCCGCCGTGCGGGTCGAGGGTTTGTGGAAGCGGTTCGGCGAGCAGGTGGCCGTGTCCGGGATCGATCTGGAGCTGCCCGCCGGGCAGTTCGTCGGCCTGGTCGGGCCGAACGGCGCGGGCAAGACCACGACGCTGTCCATGGTGACCGGGCTGCTGCGCCCGGACATGGGCCGGGTGATCGTCGCCGGGCACGACGTCTGGGCGGACCCGGTCGAGGTCAAGTCCCGGATCGGCGTGCTGCCGGAGGGCCTGCGGCTCTTCGAGCGGCTCTCCGGGCGGGAACTGCTCGGCTACATGGGCCGGTTGCGGGGGCTGCCGGGCCGCGAGACGGACAGCCGGGCCACGCAGCTGCTGGAGATCCTGGACCTGGCCGGTTCGCAGAACAAGCTGATCGTCGACTACTCGACGGGCATGCGGAAGAAGATCGGCCTGGCGGCCGCGCTGCTCCACAACCCCGAAGTGCTGTTCCTGGACGAGCCGTTCGAGGGCGTTGACCCGGTGTCCGCACAGACCATCCGCGGAGTGCTGGAACGTTACACCTCCTCCGGGGCCACGGTCGTCTTCTCCTCCCACGTCATGGAGCTCGTCGAGTCGCTGTGCGACTGGGTGGCCGTCATGGCCGCCGGCCGGATCCGCGCCGCGGGCACACTGGCCGACGTACGAGGCGACGCGCCCTCGCTGCAGGCCGCGTTCCTGGAGCTGGTCGGGGCGCAGGGCCGGGCCACCGGCGAGTCCCTGGACTGGCTCGGCGGCGGGGCAGCGGGCAACGGGGCGGGCGTTCGATGA
- a CDS encoding bifunctional DNA primase/polymerase has protein sequence MEETIGVTETAPIPLQRSEPLLDHAVRYTEERHWDVFAGTWLESGDGREQCSCGAAECPVPGAHAAGKDWASQASGSAVQVRRLWGKNPKAAILLPTGRTFDALDVPDAAGFLALARLQRMQRTLGPVIANPAGRMLFFVLPGAGAKVPDLLRKIGWQPAQLDLVARGEGEYVAAPPTRIGGRGSVQWAQPPTAANRWLPDVEELIDALAYACGREAAAERARRTT, from the coding sequence GTGGAAGAGACCATCGGAGTCACGGAGACCGCGCCCATCCCCCTGCAGCGCAGTGAGCCGCTGCTGGACCATGCCGTGCGGTACACGGAAGAACGGCACTGGGATGTCTTCGCCGGCACCTGGCTGGAGTCCGGCGACGGGCGCGAACAGTGCTCGTGCGGGGCCGCGGAGTGCCCCGTGCCCGGCGCGCACGCGGCGGGGAAGGACTGGGCCTCCCAGGCCTCGGGCAGCGCGGTGCAGGTCAGGCGGCTCTGGGGGAAGAACCCGAAGGCCGCCATCCTGCTGCCCACCGGCCGGACCTTCGACGCGCTCGACGTCCCGGACGCGGCCGGCTTCCTCGCGCTGGCCCGGCTCCAGCGCATGCAGCGCACCCTCGGACCGGTGATCGCCAACCCGGCGGGGCGGATGCTGTTCTTCGTCCTGCCCGGCGCCGGGGCGAAGGTGCCCGACCTGCTGCGCAAGATCGGCTGGCAGCCGGCCCAACTCGACCTGGTCGCACGCGGTGAGGGCGAGTACGTCGCCGCGCCGCCGACCCGGATCGGCGGGCGCGGCTCGGTGCAGTGGGCGCAGCCGCCGACGGCCGCGAACCGGTGGCTGCCCGACGTGGAGGAGCTGATCGACGCGCTGGCCTACGCGTGCGGGCGCGAGGCGGCGGCGGAACGGGCCCGGCGCACGACCTGA
- a CDS encoding metal-dependent transcriptional regulator — protein MSGLIDTTEMYLRTILELEEEGVVPMRARIAERLDQSGPTVSQTVARMERDGLVAVASDRHLELTDEGRKLATRVMRKHRLAECLLVDVIGLEWEQVHAEACRWEHVMSEAVERRVLELLRHPTESPYGNPIPGLEELGEKAEADPFLEEGMVSLSELDPGVEGKTVVIRRIGEPIQTDAQLMYTLRRAGVQPGSVVSVTESPGGVLVGSGGEAAELDSDIASHVFVAKR, from the coding sequence ATGTCCGGACTGATCGACACCACGGAGATGTACCTCCGCACCATCCTCGAACTGGAAGAGGAAGGTGTGGTCCCCATGCGCGCCCGCATCGCCGAGCGGCTCGACCAGAGCGGCCCGACGGTGAGCCAGACGGTGGCGCGGATGGAGCGCGACGGCCTGGTGGCCGTCGCCAGCGACCGACACCTGGAGCTGACCGACGAGGGGCGCAAGCTGGCGACGCGCGTGATGCGCAAGCACCGGCTCGCGGAGTGCCTGCTCGTCGACGTCATCGGTCTGGAGTGGGAGCAGGTGCACGCCGAGGCCTGCCGCTGGGAGCACGTGATGAGCGAGGCGGTGGAGCGGCGGGTGCTGGAGCTGCTGCGTCACCCGACCGAATCGCCGTACGGCAACCCGATCCCGGGACTGGAGGAGCTGGGCGAGAAGGCCGAGGCCGATCCGTTCCTGGAGGAGGGCATGGTCAGCCTCTCCGAGCTGGATCCGGGCGTGGAGGGCAAGACCGTCGTGATCCGCCGGATCGGCGAGCCGATCCAGACGGACGCGCAGCTGATGTACACGCTGCGCCGGGCGGGCGTACAGCCCGGTTCGGTGGTCAGCGTGACCGAGTCGCCCGGCGGTGTGCTGGTCGGCAGTGGGGGCGAGGCGGCGGAGCTGGACTCGGACATCGCTTCCCACGTGTTCGTGGCGAAGCGCTGA